The Dreissena polymorpha isolate Duluth1 chromosome 2, UMN_Dpol_1.0, whole genome shotgun sequence nucleotide sequence ACCTATATGTTGTGTGCTCAAACGTTGTGCGTTATATATTCGATGATTTAAATCTCGGAAATTCATTTGGTAAACGTTTAAAGCAAACTTAAAATAGTATCTGAAGCTTATCAAACGGCAAATATTCACTTTCATTAGACATGTGCATcgaatttttatttaatatagatgGCAGAAGGCTCTGAGCTGGCCCATGTTCCAGGAAATGACAGGACGCCAAGCTGTAACATCTCAAGCAGCAGTCGGGTGAGAATTGCGTGATAACATTACAATCGGTGTTGTACACGCACGTGACTGCGAAAGATTTATGATGCGATTTAATTGTGAATGTTATTTATTACAGCGTCATGCTATATGTTACAAGATATACGATGTTTTAATATGTGTAAAACGTACATGTGTGTTTGTGTTTCAAGCTAGTTTGTGAAAATATAAACCATTCTTTAGTGCAAGAAATTGATGGCACCATTTTCaatcatacatatacataattacAGAGTCCTAAATATTTAGTACGTTATTACGATAACATAAAagtatttttcataaattaaaaaaaatcatttgcatAAGAAAGAACTGttcatatataattaatatattatgctCTTCTTTTCAGTTCAATAACGATGATGCATCTGTGGAAGTTAGCAATGTTTTAAACATCCTAGGTTATGGACATGAGCTTCGACAGAAGCGCCGAGAATGTTACAAGGCCAATGACAACAATATAGATGCACCTTCGGGTTTTGTACAGGGTTATCAAACGATCACAGTCGGGAGTAAGGCAGAAGGGCTTTCACGTTGTTTGGAAAGTGATCGGGACGTTTTAGGTGTGATTACCCGTGTGGAATGCATAGAAGTTGGTTTTGACCTAAACTTGATTCCAAAGGACAAAACCGTGTTCAGAATGGATACGCATATATGTTACCCTGGTCATTGGATACTGGTACTTGAGCGAGGTGTCCCATTATTTAATGCCATTCTTTTGGTAGCGCTGCGCGAGACTCAAAATGGGAAAGTTATTCTAAGCAGTGACGCTGTACTAAACAATCGTATAATGTGTTCACAGCTAGGGCTAACACCCATTTTCAATGAACGTGCTGGGCCGTCATTGCCGTTCAATGTTGGACAGTGTAAAGCTGACACAGTAGTTGCACTACGCTATCATTGTCCCAGCATACTCCAGAGATGGGCTGCTAGATCTCGACATTGGCCGCCATCAAATGTTGTGGAAAAAGTCGTATCAATGGGGGCATTCCTTACTCCTGTGGGATTTACAGGGAGCAGAAATAAGAATATTGAATGGAGGATTTGCTTCAACACAGGTGAGACAGAATTGATGATTAATCTTAACGACACACAACTAAAagtatatgttttgttaaaaatgattgcaaaagaTTTACTCAAACCtagggcttgcactaagaaataaattttggaagtcctgacttcctgccctttacttatggaagtcccactcaaaaatgttggaag carries:
- the LOC127870333 gene encoding uncharacterized protein LOC127870333 codes for the protein MAEGSELAHVPGNDRTPSCNISSSSRFNNDDASVEVSNVLNILGYGHELRQKRRECYKANDNNIDAPSGFVQGYQTITVGSKAEGLSRCLESDRDVLGVITRVECIEVGFDLNLIPKDKTVFRMDTHICYPGHWILVLERGVPLFNAILLVALRETQNGKVILSSDAVLNNRIMCSQLGLTPIFNERAGPSLPFNVGQCKADTVVALRYHCPSILQRWAARSRHWPPSNVVEKVVSMGAFLTPVGFTGSRNKNIEWRICFNTERNLMEACDLTDAQTRTWLATLTDMIDEGPMIIRRLSQIRQAIISNPELCDGITRGELNWKLFALNF